A single window of Periophthalmus magnuspinnatus isolate fPerMag1 chromosome 9, fPerMag1.2.pri, whole genome shotgun sequence DNA harbors:
- the srrd gene encoding SRR1-like protein, with the protein MSGDSEEWQVARRHRGKTKKTKIQVSLNEPNIQEHLDVGKTEKRLRQTASDLKCEAFYERWKDELLMAASGIQHFQEKNRDSLVSADHGLNCSSPGQMHCVCYGLGSFSSCVSARYQLAMLLLLLDALKIELSDCWVFDPVFSSGEKDVLKRIGLSVLTENEEGKRQVDKPTFFYLMHCGKALYNNLLWKNWSKQCLTEIIIIGNSFCGMKERTIDREFNRDYRYISQIAAVCMESLLPCPSHMIDVFSDTAVITFPASGLDKLSDSTWVNSPEPLYKHCVDLEIVCKDKIYFSL; encoded by the exons ATGTCAGGAGACAGTGAGGAGTGGCAGGTGGCTCGGCGACATAGAGGTAAAACCAAAAAGACAAAGATCCAAGTGTCTTTAAACGAGCCAAACATTCAAGAACATTTGGATGTTGGCAAGACTGAAAAGCGACTCAGGCAAACAGC CTCTGATCTAAAATGTGAAGCTTTTTACGAGAGATGGAAAG acgAGTTGCTAATGGCAGCATCGGGAATTCAACATTTTCAAGAGAAGAACAGGGACTCTTTGGTGTCAGCTGACCATGGGCTTAATTGCTCATCACCTGGACAAATGCATTGTGTGTGTTATGGGCTGGGATCCTTCTCCTCTTGTGTATCTGCACGCTACCAGCTGGCCATGTTACTGCTGCTTTTAGATGCACTGAAG ATTGAGCTAAGTGACTGCTGGGTGTTTGATCCTGTGTTTTCTTCTGGGGAGAAAGATGTATTAAAAAGAATAGGACTGAGTGTGTTGACAGAAAATGAG GAAGGAAAGCGGCAAGTTGATAAACCAACATTTTTTTACTTGATGCACTGTGGGAAAGCCCTTTACAACAACCTTCTGTGGAAAAACTGGAGCAAACAATGTCTGACTGAAATTATCATTATTGGAAACAGCTTCTGTGGTATGAAAGAAAG GACAATTGATAGAGAATTTAACCGAGATTACAGATACATTAGCCAGATAGCCGCCGTATGTATGGAGAGCCTGCTTCCTTGTCCATCCCACATGATCGACGTCTTCAGTGACACTGCAGTCATTACCTTCCCTGCTAGTGGTTTAGACAAACTTTCAGATTCCACTTGGGTAAACTCACCAGAACCACTATATAAACATTGTGTTGATTTAGAGATTGTATGCAAggacaaaatttacttttcattgTAA
- the si:ch211-166a6.5 gene encoding clustered mitochondria protein homolog — MKDKVRRGGGRSQAKNDDTSPTTAKNSIDLKKDEDTFSVKIQGAGVEQFELQVHGFWLVQDAIMTLLSRDEVFPRSNLSLSLAGATLDPLSQMQSLKGFKPGSILRLTEEPYTAHSARLHLARVLELLRTSAPQDTLREGRSPSILDTITQSHAQDTTLQNGKNLKRSLSNTKTEVTNQDNSPEYLLPGSHERPLMALLPNSSQPETPSCVRDLSLSCWNPPPGHRKMQGDFLYITVVTTEGRRCDITSCPKGFFLNRSTEEVFDPRPAQSAPVSHCFTDLLCHLSPAFKQSFILLKNKFHLPPLEALPTPYHTLSWLGPPCSSRVHKNTFSRLGVDEQPAQAPDWNEELQAARDLPQGSLEERLQRDKALLQVNSAFVRAVTQGAENVIDGFVEPVNGNPEDPAFLWGGLFMSQGAASDVFGGERGRRAAQRLELKGVQAYSDIEGSQGLHTLPTAVVDYRGVRLSAQGLAPGIEGSEQDQEAPPASRGLLYGVNAGPQESPQRRCLLEHLAQAAKALSIQRHVVVSPKGNVVPLFTSIDAQGLVGADRRFYVLDVFRSFPADANFCPEALKEMEGVPVEDGNQENGQDEVKATFWPDNYCSDTGFPKSFPHGLCRLRPELLQAFIQHKHNHFSQIVREKLDENGGFEECATAGDSRSTSAVREACKEVGSISLIIFEMRFNPNIYSPGVKFPRTENESTNLQRRLLQEAAAFIITHQIPAFVDYCLENNEGPVDGASLKKALHHKGINLRYLGHVVKAINQSEDKERLRHILRIAIGEIFMRSTKRIFNNFVQGVDVSSLSAAVSHFLCCLLVPHYMPPSIADDMKKKSRRRGRGAGPSESTPWSTLTAAELWNMVCQDAAETYGISDTLGTGPNHLVEQYGLQKLSLLREFCLKTGIQLRLKDYFLDNQNKAPLNPEDILNIFPVVKHLHMPIVDASKAFRTAQISLQKGLLDQAYEQLKEATYLYGRVCDDLHPDACYCHSVLARVAFLKGKSAEARSIQLKAVVIAERVLGFDHPDTIQQYALLAVYMHAGGETALAQKCLLRARLLMLTVHGEDHPYTAALDSCLGLVMTGSQSEQYLKNALKLNTSFFGATNLHTALSQHLLAQLMCSKGDYRSAMAHEKEALSAFNSMFGEDHAQTRCSTEFLSTITKQAVRVERSMRQAGPECIEQTVECLTPTTETILEQMVLVTGIRKVVQSDRFQEYKLKHKERKAAVAKEVIESLLSKASASERASKDDKQTTNQEKESTKEAAMSEHTEAEEKGGDNEPSGEANDVVSVSSDTGDAGGSDSPTDEETKDKQESEGLNGEINGGTETAASPSVLKAMTWADVVSKPVVANGPAGNVSVVNGGLETTQNGEPEE; from the exons ATCTATTCTTCGTCTAACTGAAG AGCCGTACACTGCTCACTCAGCTCGACTTCACCTGGCGCGTGTGCTTGAACTACTGAGAACATCAGCACCTCAGGACACACTGCGAGAAGGACGCTCACCAAGTATTTTGGACACCATCACACAAAGCCATGCACAAG ACACAACtttacaaaatggaaaaaacctGAAACGCTCTTTAAGTAATACAAAAACTGAAGTAACAAATCAAGACAACAGTCCTGAGTATCTACTCCCTGGTTCTCATGAAAGACCTCTGATGGCTCTGCTACCAAATAGCTCACAACCAGAG ACTCCTAGCTGTGTGAGGGACCTGAGCCTCAGTTGTTGGAACCCTCCTCCAGGACACCGAAAGATGCAGGGAGACTTCCTCTACATCACCGTGGTAACAACAGAGGGACGGCGCTGTGACATCACCTCCTGTCCAAAAGGCTTTTTCCTCAATAG GTCTACAGAAGAAGTGTTTGATCCCCGTCCAGCACAGTCAGCTCCAGTCTCCCATTGTTTCACCGACCTTCTCTGCCACCTCAGTCCAGCATTCAAACAATCATTCATCCTTCTCAAAAACAA GTTTCACTTGCCCCCACTTGAGGCCTTGCCCACCCCTTATCACACACTGAGCTGGTTGGGGCCGCCCTGCTCCTCTCGTGTTCATAAAAACACTTTCAGCAGACTTGGAGTGGATGAACAGCCAGCACAG GCTCCCGACTGGAATGAAGAGTTACAAGCAGCCAGAGACCTTCCCCAAGGAAGTCTGGAGGAGAGACTGCAAAGAGACAAAGCTCTGCTACAG GTCAATAGTGCATTTGTCAGAGCTGTGACTCAGGGAGCAGAAAATGTCATAGATGGTTTTGTGGAACCTGTCAATGGAAATCCTGAGGACCCAGCGTTCCTGTGGGGCGGTCTGTTTATGAGTCAAGGAGCTGCAAGTGACGTGTTTGGTGGAGAAAGAGGTCGGag AGCAGCTCAGAGGCTGGAGCTGAAGGGGGTCCAGGCCTACAGTGACATAGAGGGGTCACAGGGGCTGCACACTCTGCCCACAGCGGTGGTGGACTACAGAGGGGTCCGTCTCTCCGCTCAGGGCCTGGCTCCAGGAATAGAAGGCTCAGAGCAGGACCAGGAAGCGCCTCCAGCATCAAG AGGCCTTCTGTATGGAGTGAACGCAGGACCCCAAGAATCCCCCCAGCGCAGATGTCTACTTGAACACTTAGCACAAGCAGCCAAAGCTCTGTCCATTCAAAGACATGTCGTTGTGTCACCCAAAGGAAATGTGGTGCCACTGTTCACATCCATTGATGCACAGGGCCTTGTAGGAGCTGATCGGAGGTTCTATGTGCTCGATGTCTTTAGAAGCTTCCCCGCTGATGCCAACTTTTGTCCAGAGGCACTTAAAGAAATGGAGGGTGTTCCTGTTGAAGATGGAAACCAAGAAAATGGTCAAGATGAAGTCAAAGCTACTTTTTGGCCTGACAATTACTGTTCAGACACTGGATTTCCAAAGTCTTTTCCTCATGGGCTGTGTAGACTAAGACCAGAGTTGCTCCAGGCATTTATTCAGCACAA ACATAATCACTTCAGTCAGATTGTGAGGGAGAAGCTGGATGAAAATGGAGGCTTTGAAGAGTGTGCGACAGCAG GTGACTCTCGGTCTACAAGTGCTGTCAGAGAAGCTTGTAAAGAGGTGGGCTCCATCAGCCTTATTATTTTTGAGATGCGCTTCAACCCAAACATTTACTCCCCAG GAGTGAAATTCCCTCGTACTGAAAATgagtcaacaaatctgcagagGAGGTTACTGCAGGAGGCAGCAGCCTTCATAATCACACATCAGATCCCAGCTTTT GTGGACTATTGTTTAGAAAATAATGAAGGTCCAGTTGATGGTGCTTCCTTGAAAAAGGCCCTACACCATAAAGGAATCAACCTCCGCTATTTAGGTCATGTGGTTAAGGCTATCAACCAATCAGAAGACAAGGAGAGACTAAGGCACATACTG AGGATAGCAATCGGTGAAATTTTTATGCGCTCAACAAAAAGAATATTCAACAACTTTGTGCAG GGCGTGGACGTGTCAAGTCTCTCTGCAGCTGTCAGTCATTTCCTCTGCTGCCTATTGGTCCCACACTACATGCCCCCCTCCATTGCGGACGACATGAAAAAGAAATCACGACGAAGGGGCCGCGGGGCTGGGCCCTCTGAGAGCACACCTTGGAGCACACTGACAGCAGCGGAGCTCTGGAACATGGTGTGCCAGGATGCAGCTGAGACATATGGCATCTCTGACACACTAGG CACTGGCCCAAACCACCTGGTCGAGCAGTATGGCCTTCAGAAACTGTCTCTGCTTAGGGAGTTTTGTTTGAAGACTGGAATACAG TTGAGACTCAAAGACTATTTCCTAGACAACCAAAACAAAGCTCCACTCAATCCAGAGGACATTCTTAACATCTTCCCTGTTGTAAAGCATCTCCACATGCCAATTGTAGATGCATCAAAAGCTTTTCGCACAGCCCAGATCTCATTACAAAAAG GTCTCTTGGATCAAGCTTATGAACAGCTGAAAGAAGCCACCTACTTATATGGTCGGGTATGTGATGACCTGCATCCAGATGCATGTTACTGTCACAGTGTTCTTGCCAGAGTGGCTTTCCTAAAGGGCAAGTCAGCAGAG GCTCGTAGTATTCAACTAAAAGCAGTAGTTATCGCTGAAAGAGTGCTTGGTTTTGACCATCCAGACACTATCCAGCAATAT gcACTTTTAGCTGTGTACATGCATGCTGGAGGAGAAACAGCACTGGCTCAGAAATGCCTGCTGAGAGCGCGTCTGCTAATGCTCACAGTCCATGGAGAGGACCACCCTTACACTGCCGCGTTAGAT AGTTGTCTGGGGCTAGTGATGACAGGGAGTCAGTCAGAGCAATACCTGAAGAATGCACTTAAGCTCAACACTTCCTTCTTTGGAGCCACTAATCTGCACACAGCTCTCAG CCAGCACCTCTTGGCCCAGCTCATGTGCAGTAAAGGTGACTACAGAAGTGCTATGGCCCATGAAAAAGAAGCTCTTTCAGCATTTAACTCtatg TTTGGAGAAGATCATGCCCAGACTCGCTGCAGCACGGAGTTTCTGAGCACCATAACCAAACAAGCTGTGCGTGTAGAGAGATCTATGAGACAAGCTGGACCTGAATGCATTGAGCAAACAGTAGAG TGTCTCACTCCAACAACTGAAACCATTTTGGAGCAGATGGTTCTGGTCACAGGAATCAGGAAGGTTGTGCAGAG tgacAGGTTCCAGGAGTATAAGCTGAAACATAAGGAAAGAAAAGCTGCAGTGGCAAAAGAAGTAATTGAAAGTTTACTTTCAAAGGCCAGCGCTTCGGAGAGAGCCAGCAAGGACGACAAACAGACCACaaatcaagaaaaagaaagcacaAAGGAGGCTGCAATGAGTGAACACACAGAAGCTGAAGAAAAAGGGGGTGATAATGAGCCATCTGGGGAGGCAAATGATGTGGTTTCAGTTAGTAGTGATACAGGTGATGCAGGTGGATCCGATTCACCAACAGATGAGGAGACCAAAGATAAACAAGAGTCAGAGGGTTTAAATGGAGAAATCAATGGAGGTACTGAGACGGCAGCAAGTCCGTCGGTTCTCAAGGCTATGACTTGGGCTGATGTTGTCTCAAAGCCAGTTGTAGCAAATGGACCAGCAGGCAATGTCTCAGTGGTTAATGGGGGCTTAGAGACCACCCAAAATGGTGAGCCTGAGGAATAA